One genomic region from Magallana gigas chromosome 3, xbMagGiga1.1, whole genome shotgun sequence encodes:
- the LOC105322280 gene encoding uncharacterized protein, protein MGEEIRKTLKKKRSTAKGRFHRIYGRLLEKIQDEEEAGVVRQMLDDLEHSYKDMEVRHSEYIENFDSDNEDDKAKANEVNHDMNTLYKELCKARSLCLKLTSKENTMKKNHIEKQSLKVKKLDPPHFSGKIRDYPSFKSDYTTHMIPTYGEDPFALKNSLSGEPLEIVKGVDNNFEEMFRRLDLKYGRPEKLADTVLTDIKALKIVPEGDSKKFIEMVDTVEGCWLTLKRMGLGKEMDNATMISEIEKLLPSIQKREWALLKIKLKHTAFSDFLRFLLDEKTAIEYMTSDIRDSDSGSVSRKGKVHTITNTEEEDNDKFENAIVNVIQSQMQQNEQRMQQVIDGLAQVTDVLLNGKQRGVTHDVQRNGAPLRKKCWYHETDTHSIGDCAGFSALDGETKMELLKRNGACFSCLKSGHLSKRCINRKPCEITDFNQRKCGRFHHPFLHGAILNASAHHHSVNIINEEQGKKGVILMISKVKSNSIPLTTLWDPGANISLLTHESAKKLGLKGREVTLSVTKVGNTSECIQSKEYLLPLTDTDGKIWKIKVYGMNKITADISKVNVHGVVKFFKGINEGDIVRPEGKVDLLIGADCCILLPEKIDQIGNLQLMRNQFGYCLRGSHANLNVPLTTESNLVCIHHASGRIIEPIRLNQENLKNTLNQFFDIESLGTHCIPKCGSCKCGKCPPGNGNYTLKEERELHLIKDGLQYDKTGRYWTATYPWVKDPKFLPNNLSAAVCRLKSTEKRLEKAGPEYSKAYGDQIIDMVQRSVARKLTDEEMDTYKGPIHYIPHHEILKPNSRTTPVRIVFDSSSSYMGHVLNEYWAKGPNVINDLLGVIFRFRQRKIAIAGDITKMYNTIKLSEKDQHTHRFVWRNLQMDRLPDHYALTSVTFGDKPSGAISTMALQMTAEMFQTEYPEAAELIIKNSYVDDLLTSVDTVCEAEKIIRNTEMLLSYGGFRVKHWIISGDVDEHFAGMNVLNAEQENILGMCWLPKTDVWVFKVKLNFSSKRRGVHVEDDLTEGQLHLIPENLTRRMVLSQVAGIYDPLGLVAPYVLSSKILMRSLYSREVQDGWDKPMSEDIRAKWVQFFRGLYELQTLTFKRCLMPDNAEGDPVLVIFSDGSQQAYGACAYIRWHTNNKTYESSLVIAKNRIAPVKQLSTPRLELCGAVLASRLRRKLITEMSFRFSKIVHIIDSMIVRAQIQRESYGFGTFVATRVAEIQSVTDPTEWWWAQGDHNPADMTTRVAPASALGADSKWQKGPDFLRTPFELWPISQENTLDNDQIPDIIGVTMSATSDNHTIHSSTIIDIDRFSSLRKLLRVTGIILSIVHWRTFRGICDKVKSETSVEAETWWVKFAQKELPKDCMKKFQRLGPFINQDGIVCVGQRMAEWIKQSWNQREFFLLPRKGRFTQLVVRSVHCEDHAGLEVTLAKIRSRYWIPCVRKIIKRIKDNCVICRKRDKVTIQQQMGVLPSYRLHPSPPFYNCAIDIFGPFTIRDTVKKRTHGKAYGVLFNCLNCRGVYIDLAEGYDTGNFIVVFRRFVSIRGNPKRIISDAGTQLVAAGKELKKYDVEWNVIKSADAPWENGCSESLIKSVKKCLQIAVGDSILTFSELQSVLFEVANLINERPIGTKVCDPNEGTYLCPNDLLLGRSSVRVPQMQMDDRCNPRLRWKFIQQVVDTFWRRWIRDYFPTLIVRQKWHTSRRNLERGDLVLVQDTNIIRGKWKLAQVTEAKPGKDGKVRDVTVQYKNIGPGAKYVGCTGTLVRRSVHRLVVILPIEDCN, encoded by the coding sequence ATGGGAGAGGAAATTCGGAAGACGTTAAAGAAAAAACGGAGTACTGCGAAAGGAAGATTCCACAGGATATATGGACGTCTTTTGGAGAAAATTCAAGATGAAGAGGAAGCTGGTGTAGTCAGACAGATGTTAGATGACCTGGAACATTCATACAAAGACATGGAAGTTCGGCATAGTGAGTATATAGAGAACTTTGATTCAGACAATGAAGATGACAAAGCAAAAGCAAACGAAGTGAACCATGACATGAACACTTTATATAAAGAGTTATGCAAGGCAAGATCTCTTTGTCTCAAGCTAACTTCAAAggaaaatacaatgaaaaagaACCATATTGAGAAACAATCCCTCAAGGTGAAAAAATTAGATCCGCCCCACTTCAGTGGCAAAATTCGAGATTATCCTAGTTTTAAGTCAGATTATACAACACACATGATTCCAACTTATGGGGAGGACCCTTTTGCTCTGAAAAATTCATTATCTGGAGAGCCTTTAGAAATTGTTAAGGGAGTGGATaacaattttgaagaaatgtttAGACGCCTCGATTTGAAGTATGGAAGGCCAGAAAAATTAGCAGACACTGTTCTGACTGACATAAAGGCACTAAAAATAGTTCCGGAAGGAGACAGTAAGAAATTCATTGAAATGGTGGACACTGTGGAAGGATGTTGGCTTACTCTAAAGCGGATGGGCTTGGGAAAGGAAATGGATAATGCTACAATGATCAGCGAGATTGAAAAGTTATTACCATCTATTCAGAAGAGAGAATGGGCATTgctgaaaataaaactgaagCATACAGCTTTTTCTGATTTCTTGAGATTCCTTTTGGATGAAAAAACAGCAATTGAATACATGACTTCAGATATTAGAGATAGCGATAGTGGCAGTGTCTCTCGTAAAGGAAAAGTTCACACCATAACAAATACCGAGGAGGAAGATAATGATAAATTTGAGAATGCGATTGTTAATGTTATACAAAGTCAAATGCAGCAAAATGAACAGAGAATGCAACAAGTGATTGATGGACTAGCACAAGTAACAGATGTTCTGCTTAATGGAAAGCAAAGAGGTGTGACACATGATGTTCAAAGAAATGGAGCCCCTCTCAGGAAAAAATGTTGGTATCATGAGACTGATACTCATTCTATTGGAGACTGCGCAGGCTTTTCCGCCCTGGATGGAGAAACAAAGATGGAATTGCTAAAGAGAAATGGTGCCTGTTTTAGTTGCTTAAAAAGTGGTCATCTCTCAAAACGGTGTATTAACAGAAAACCTTGTGAAATCACTGATTTTAATCAACGAAAATGTGGCAGATTTCACCATCCATTTTTACACGGGGCAATATTGAATGCAAGTGCACATCATCATAGTGTGAACATAATTAATGAAGAGCAGGGGAAGAAGGGAGTCATCCTCATGATCAGTAAAGTAAAGAGCAACAGTATTCCATTAACTACCTTATGGGATCCAGGCGCCAATATCTCACTTTTGACTCACGAATCAGCAAAGAAACTTGGATTAAAGGGGCGTGAAGTAACATTATCAGTAACAAAGGTGGGAAATACCTCTGAGTGTATTCAAAGTAAGGAATATTTACTACCACTGACAGATACTGATGGCAAGATCTGGAAAATTAAAGTGTATGGAATGAACAAAATTACAGCAGACATTTCAAAGGTGAATGTACATGGAGTTGTGAAATTCTTTAAAGGGATTAATGAAGGAGACATTGTTAGACCAGAAGGAAAGGTGGATCTTCTCATAGGAGCCGATTGTTGCATCTTATTGCCTGAAAAAATTGATCAGATTGGAAACCTCCAATTGATGCGAAATCAATTTGGATACTGTTTAAGAGGAAGTCATGCCAATTTAAATGTGCCCCTTACGACAGAATCAAATCTTGTGTGCATTCATCATGCTTCGGGAAGGATAATCGAACCAATTCGATTAAATCAAGAAAACTTGAAGAACACTCTTAACCAATTTTTCGACATAGAGAGTCTCGGAACACATTGTATTCCAAAGTGTGGAAGTTGCAAGTGTGGGAAGTGTCCACCAGGAAATGGAAACTACACGCTGAAAGAAGAACGCGAGTTACATCTCATTAAGGATGGACTTCAGTATGATAAAACGGGTAGATATTGGACTGCTACATACCCATGGGTTAAAGATCCAAAATTTCTCCCTAACAATTTAAGCGCAGCAGTATGCCGATTAAAATCCACAGAAAAAAGATTGGAAAAGGCAGGACCAGAATACAGCAAAGCATATGGTGACCAGATTATAGATATGGTGCAGAGGAGTGTAGCAAGAAAGTTAACGGATGAAGAAATGGATACTTACAAAGGACCCATTCACTACATTCCACACCATGAAATCTTGAAACCGAATTCCAGGACTACGCCTGTACGGATTGTATTTgattcatcatcatcatatatGGGTCatgttttgaatgaatattGGGCAAAAGGCCCTAATGTTATTAATGACCTTTTGGGAGTCATCTTCAGATTTAGGCAAAGGAAAATTGCTATTGCGGGAGATATTACCAAAATGTACAACACGATCAAATTATCAGAAAAAGATCAACATACACACAGATTTGTATGGAGAAACTTGCAGATGGACAGATTGCCGGATCACTATGCGTTAACATCAGTGACATTTGGAGATAAACCAAGCGGAGCAATCTCTACTATGGCCCTGCAAATGACAGCTGAAATGTTCCAAACTGAATATCCAGAGGCAGctgaattaataattaaaaacagtTATGTGGATGATTTACTTACTTCGGTGGATACTGTTTGTGAGGCCGAGAAAATAATTCGCAACACTGAAATGCTGTTAAGCTATGGAGGATTTCGTGTTAAGCATTGGATAATTTCTGGTGATGTAGATGAACATTTTGCAGGAATGAATGTGCTAAATGCTGAACAGGAAAACATTCTTGGAATGTGTTGGTTACCCAAAACCGATGTCTGGGTGTTCAAGGTGAAACtgaatttttcatcaaaaagaCGCGGCGTACATGTAGAAGATGATCTCACAGAGGGACAATTGCATCTTATTCCTGAGAATCTTACTCGGAGAATGGTCCTAAGTCAAGTTGCAGGCATATATGATCCTCTTGGGCTGGTTGCTCCATATGTATTGTCTTCAAAAATTCTCATGAGAAGTTTATATTCCAGAGAGGTTCAGGATGGATGGGATAAACCTATGAGTGAAGATATTAGGGCCAAATGGGTTCAGTTTTTTCGGGGGCTCTATGAATTACAAACTTTGACATTCAAAAGGTGTCTTATGCCAGATAATGCTGAAGGTGATCCAGTTCTTGTTATATTTTCTGATGGAAGTCAACAAGCATATGGTGCATGTGCTTATATCAGATGGCACACTAACAATAAAACATATGAATCAAGCCTAGTGATCGCAAAAAATCGAATCGCACCAGTAAAGCAATTGTCTACCCCTCGTCTTGAATTGTGTGGAGCAGTACTTGCATCTAGACTTCGTCGAAAACTCATAACAGAAATGAGTTTTAGATTTAGCAAAATTGTGCACATAATTGATTCCATGATTGTCAGAGCACAGATACAACGAGAGAGTTATGGGTTTGGGACATTTGTTGCCACACGTGTTGCTGAAATACAGAGTGTTACAGATCCAACTGAATGGTGGTGGGCGCAGGGAGATCACAATCCTGCAGACATGACTACAAGAGTTGCGCCAGCAAGTGCTCTGGGGGCTGACTCCAAGTGGCAAAAAGGTCCAGATTTCTTGAGAACTCCATTTGAACTATGGCCAATAAGTCAAGAAAACACCTTGGATAATGATCAAATACCTGACATTATTGGAGTCACAATGTCGGCCACCTCTGATAATCACACTATCCATAGCAGTACTATCATAGACATTGATCGATTTTCCAGTTTGAGGAAACTACTTCGAGTGACGGGCATTATTCTGTCCATTGTTCACTGGAGGACCTTTAGGGGTATTTGTGACAAAGTCAAGTCGGAAACATCAGTGGAAGCAGAGACGTGGTGGGTAAAGTTTGCACAAAAGGAATTACCTAAGGACTGCATGAAGAAATTTCAGAGACTCGGCCCATTTATTAATCAAGATGGGATTGTATGTGTTGGACAACGCATGGCCGAATGGATCAAACAATCATGGAATCAGAGGGAATTCTTTTTATTGCCAAGAAAGGGTCGTTTTACCCAGTTAGTTGTTCGCAGTGTTCACTGTGAAGATCATGCAGGATTAGAAGTGACCTTGGCAAAGATAAGAAGTAGATACTGGATTCCCTGTGTTCGGAAGATCATAAAACGAATTAAAGATAATTGTGTTATATGTAGAAAACGGGATAAGGTAACAATACAACAGCAGATGGGTGTCTTACCTTCTTACAGACTTCACCCATCACCACCATTTTACAACTGTGCCATTGACATATTTGGACCATTCACTATACGAGACACGGTTAAAAAACGAACACATGGAAAGGCATATGGTGTATTGTTTAATTGCCTTAACTGCAGGGGTGTTTACATTGATTTGGCTGAAGGTTACGACACAGGGAATTTCATTGTTGTCTTCAGAAGATTTGTTTCTATTCGTGGCAATCCAAAGCGAATAATTTCTGATGCAGGCACACAACTAGTAGCTGCAGGAAAGGAACTTAAGAAGTATGATGTAGAGTGGAATGTCATCAAATCAGCAGATGCTCCATGGGAGAATGGGTGTAGTGAATCGTTGATCAAGTCTGTAAAGAAATGCTTGCAAATTGCAGTTGGGGATTCAATTTTGACTTTTTCGGAATTGCAAAGTGTATTATTTGAAGTCGCAAACTTGATCAATGAGAGACCTATTGGAACCAAAGTGTGTGACCCAAATGAAGGAACATACTTATGCCCAAATGATTTATTGTTGGGTAGATCTAGTGTGCGGGTTCCTCAAATGCAAATGGATGACAGGTGCAATCCACGACTGAGATGGAAATTTATTCAGCAGGTAGTGGATACTTTTTGGAGGAGGTGGATTAGGGATTATTTTCCCACTCTTATTGTCAGGCAGAAATGGCATACTAGCAGGAGGAACTTGGAACGAGGTGACCTGGTGTTAGTTCAAGATACAAACATTATTCGCGGAAAATGGAAGCTTGCTCAAGTTACTGAGGCTAAGCCAGGAAAAGATGGAAAAGTACGAGATGTTACAGTGCAATACAAAAATATAGGCCCAGGTGCAAAATATGTCGGATGTACTGGAACTCTCGTTCGCAGATCTGTTCACAGACTTGTAGTTATACTACCGATTGAGGACTGTAATTAG